One genomic window of Myxocyprinus asiaticus isolate MX2 ecotype Aquarium Trade chromosome 5, UBuf_Myxa_2, whole genome shotgun sequence includes the following:
- the LOC127440830 gene encoding gastrula zinc finger protein XlCGF8.2DB-like, producing MEFIKEEIKDMSDLEPCRMDNEDPEEQRDLMELKEENQVLNEVEEKNQDEEPHNFIIFNAEEKTSSCSESEKSFSPKRVEPQNCFICPQCEKIFTCKRDFRRHINIHTEERHFTCSQCGKSFKNSGDLKRHIGAHSGEKPFTCPQCGKSFTQKDGLKEHAKVHTGEKLFSCMLCGKSFTHQGSLKRHMKIHSGEKLHQCSECGRRFSEASNLKTHLLSHSGERPFKCDQCDKTFFLAVHLKTHMRIHEGEKPYTCSFCGKSFLWQNGFKDHLKTHIGVKAHVCTECGSTFTRAGELKVHQRTHTGEKPYKCSHCEKSFTVSGALKAHERVHTGEKPYLCPSCGKTFSRYGNLGKHLKKACPKLSQ from the exons ATGGAGTTTATTAAAGAGGAGATTAAAGATATGAGTGATTTGGAACCCTGCAGAATGGATAATGAAGAtcctgaggaacaaagag ACCTGATGGAATTAAAAGAGGAAAACCAAgtactgaatgaagtggaggagaaaaacCAGGATGAGGAACCTCATAATTTCATTATATTCAACGCTGAAGAAAAAACGTCTAGTTGCTCAGAATCTGAAAAGAGTTTCTCACCAAAAAGAGTAGAACCCCAAAATTGCTTCATTTGCCCTCAGTGTGAAaagattttcacatgcaaaagagACTTTAGGAGGCACATAAATATTCATACTGAAGAGAGACatttcacctgctctcagtgtggaaagagtttcaaaaatTCAGGAGACCTCAAGAGACACATAGGAgctcactctggagagaagccttttacctgtcctcaatgtggaaagagtttcacacaaaaagacGGCCTTAAGGAACACGCAaaagttcacactggagagaagcttTTTTCATGCATgttgtgtggaaagagtttcacacatcaAGGCAGCCTAAAAAGGCATATGAAAATTCATTCTGGAGAGAAACTACATCAATGTTCTGAGTGTGGCAGGAGATTTTCAGAGGCGAGCAATCTAAAAACTCATCTGCTCTCTCACTCTGGAGAAAGACCATTTAAATGCGATCAGTGTGATAAAACATTCTTCTTGGCAGTTCACTTAAAGACACACATGAGGATTCATGAAGgtgagaagccttacacatgttctttttgtggaaagagttttttaTGGCAGAACGGTTttaaagaccatttgaaaacaCACATCGGTGTGAAAGCTCATGTGTGCACTGAGTGTGGAAGCACCTTTACCAGAGCTGGCGAACTGAAAGTGCACCAAAGGACCCATACTGgtgagaaaccttacaagtgttcacactgtgaaaagagtttcaccgTTTCAGGAGCCCTGAAAGCACATGaaagagtgcatactggagagaagccgtaccTCTGCCCATCATGTGGGAAGACTTTCAGCCGATATGGTAATcttggaaaacatttaaaaaaggctTGCCCAAAGTTGTCACAGTGA